Proteins encoded together in one Staphylococcus aureus window:
- the frr gene encoding ribosome recycling factor, with amino-acid sequence MSDIINETKSRMQKSIESLSRELANISAGRANSNLLNGVTVDYYGAPTPVQQLASINVPEARLLVISPYDKTSVADIEKAIIAANLGVNPTSDGEVIRIAVPALTEERRKERVKDVKKIGEEAKVSVRNIRRDMNDQLKKDEKNGDITEDELRSGTEDVQKATDNSIKEIDQMIADKEKDIMSV; translated from the coding sequence ATGAGTGACATTATTAATGAAACTAAATCAAGAATGCAAAAATCAATCGAAAGCTTATCACGTGAATTAGCTAACATCAGTGCAGGAAGAGCTAATTCAAATTTATTAAACGGCGTAACAGTTGATTACTATGGTGCACCAACACCTGTACAACAATTAGCAAGCATCAATGTTCCAGAAGCACGTTTACTTGTTATTTCTCCATACGACAAAACTTCTGTAGCTGACATCGAAAAAGCGATAATAGCAGCTAACTTAGGTGTTAACCCAACAAGTGATGGTGAAGTGATACGTATTGCTGTACCTGCCTTAACAGAAGAACGTAGAAAAGAGCGCGTTAAAGATGTTAAGAAAATTGGTGAAGAAGCTAAAGTATCTGTTCGAAATATTCGTCGTGATATGAATGATCAGTTGAAAAAAGATGAAAAAAATGGCGACATTACTGAAGATGAGTTGAGAAGTGGCACTGAAGATGTTCAGAAAGCAACAGACAATTCAATAAAAGAAATTGATCAAATGATTGCTGATAAAGAAAAAGATATTATGTCAGTATAA